In a single window of the candidate division WOR-3 bacterium genome:
- the gatA gene encoding Asp-tRNA(Asn)/Glu-tRNA(Gln) amidotransferase subunit GatA, producing the protein MPLSDIPNLTIFEIHNKLKNLDFTPTDLLNVIFSRINDHEPTINGFISIFKEKAYQEAEIIGEKFKTGAELSLLAGIPIAVKDNICVKDELTTCGSKILHNFRSPYDATAIKQLKKAGAIVIGKTNLDEFAMGSSNETSYFGPVKNPLNPNYVPGGSSGGSAAVVAYGGSIGALGSDTGGSIRQPASFCGVVGLKPTYGRVSRYGLVAFASSLDCIGPIAKNVCDVALILSIIAGYDLHDATTVDFPVGSLIPDKNKVKDYTLGIPKEYLEEEIDDEVRKVFNDTIKELKDYVREIKIVSLPHTPYHLPCYYLICTAEASSNLARYDGVRYGLREKSEYLIQMYEATRDVGFGKEVKRRILLGTYALSKGYYDEYYGTAQKVRSLIKKDFDDAFRECDLIITPTSPTLPFKLNERITNPLAMYRSDVFTTGPSLAGLPAISVAAPQKVGGFSVGIQIIGRPFGEKEILDCALAIEELNK; encoded by the coding sequence ATGCCATTATCAGATATTCCAAATCTAACAATTTTTGAAATTCACAATAAGCTTAAAAATTTAGATTTTACCCCAACCGATTTGTTAAATGTAATTTTTTCTCGGATAAACGACCACGAACCGACAATTAACGGTTTTATTTCAATTTTTAAGGAAAAAGCTTATCAAGAAGCAGAAATTATTGGAGAGAAATTTAAGACCGGTGCCGAACTTTCCTTGTTGGCTGGAATTCCAATTGCCGTGAAAGATAATATTTGTGTCAAAGATGAATTAACGACCTGTGGTTCAAAAATTCTACATAATTTTCGAAGTCCTTATGATGCGACAGCTATAAAGCAGTTAAAAAAAGCTGGGGCGATAGTTATTGGTAAGACAAACCTCGATGAATTTGCTATGGGCTCATCAAACGAGACCTCATATTTTGGACCGGTTAAAAATCCTTTGAATCCTAATTACGTGCCCGGCGGCTCAAGCGGCGGCTCAGCTGCGGTGGTTGCTTACGGCGGAAGCATCGGAGCATTGGGGTCTGATACCGGAGGATCGATTCGACAGCCGGCTTCGTTTTGCGGGGTAGTTGGATTAAAACCAACCTACGGGCGGGTGTCCCGTTATGGACTTGTAGCATTTGCTTCTTCACTTGATTGTATTGGTCCAATTGCTAAAAATGTTTGTGATGTTGCGCTTATTTTGTCGATTATTGCTGGATACGATTTACATGACGCAACAACTGTTGATTTTCCGGTTGGGTCTTTAATTCCCGATAAGAATAAAGTAAAAGATTATACGTTAGGAATTCCAAAGGAATATTTAGAAGAAGAAATTGATGATGAAGTTAGAAAAGTTTTTAACGACACCATTAAAGAACTTAAGGACTATGTCCGAGAGATAAAAATTGTCTCGTTACCCCACACTCCGTATCATCTTCCTTGTTATTATTTGATTTGCACGGCTGAGGCATCGTCTAATTTGGCACGCTATGATGGTGTCCGATACGGTCTGAGAGAAAAAAGTGAATACCTAATCCAGATGTATGAAGCAACCCGTGATGTCGGTTTTGGTAAAGAAGTTAAGCGTCGAATTCTTTTAGGGACTTATGCGTTATCTAAGGGATATTATGATGAATATTACGGAACCGCCCAAAAAGTCCGGAGTCTTATCAAAAAAGATTTCGACGACGCCTTTCGCGAATGTGATTTAATTATTACTCCAACTTCACCAACTCTGCCGTTTAAATTAAATGAACGAATAACTAATCCGTTAGCAATGTATCGTTCAGATGTTTTCACTACCGGTCCAAGCCTTGCTGGTCTTCCGGCAATTTCTGTAGCCGCTCCTCAAAAAGTTGGGGGATTTTCGGTAGGTATTCAAATTATTGGACGACCGTTTGGTGAAAAAGAAATTTTAGATTGTGCGTTGGCAATCGAGGAGCTAAATAAGTAG
- a CDS encoding DUF5665 domain-containing protein codes for MDRSVTNQEPESNNLERKKLTVKQLDFWGITDLISFLKNPTRLFFLNFLAGLGRGFGFALGFTVLAAIVIYLLRRAVSVPVLGNYIAKILEFIESQRQMYR; via the coding sequence ATGGATAGGTCGGTTACCAACCAGGAACCTGAAAGTAATAATTTAGAGAGGAAAAAGTTGACAGTTAAACAACTTGATTTTTGGGGAATTACTGATTTAATTTCGTTCCTCAAAAATCCCACACGGTTATTTTTTCTTAATTTTCTTGCCGGACTGGGACGTGGTTTCGGATTTGCATTAGGATTTACAGTCCTTGCGGCCATAGTGATATATCTTCTACGACGAGCGGTTTCTGTGCCGGTTTTGGGTAATTATATTGCCAAGATTTTAGAGTTTATTGAATCTCAACGTCAAATGTATCGTTAA
- the gatC gene encoding Asp-tRNA(Asn)/Glu-tRNA(Gln) amidotransferase subunit GatC gives MIDINELEKIAHLARIGLKPDELENLASDIEKIVKYFQKLKEVSLVNVLPMTHTVDKTLELRPDMVKETNVSIDDFPYVKFRYFYVPSILD, from the coding sequence ATGATTGACATAAATGAATTAGAGAAAATTGCCCACTTAGCGCGGATCGGACTAAAACCCGATGAGCTAGAAAATTTAGCTTCCGACATTGAAAAAATAGTCAAATATTTTCAGAAACTCAAAGAAGTTTCTCTGGTAAATGTTTTACCAATGACTCATACCGTTGACAAAACCTTGGAATTACGACCGGATATGGTAAAAGAAACTAACGTGTCAATAGACGATTTTCCTTATGTTAAATTTCGTTACTTCTATGTTCCCTCAATATTAGATTAG